GACGGTTCCTCCGCGGTGCCGGGCAAGTTCGCGGTGACGGTGATCCCCGGGGCGTCCGGGCCCGGAGTGTCCACTTTGGGCGGTAACAACCTCGCCGTGTCGGCCTTCTCCAAGAAGCAGGCCACCGCGCGGGAGTTCATCAAGTACATGACCAGTGTGGACACCCAGCGCACGCACGCGAAGGGCTCCGCGTACCCGATGACGCGGACGGCGATCTACCAGGACCCCGAGCTGCGGGCGAAGTACCCGTACCTCCAGGTCCTCCAGGACGCGATCGTGGGTGCGCGCCCGCGTCCGGCCCTGGTCCGCTACGGCGACGCGTCCTCGGCGATCCAGGAGCAGGTGTACGCGGTGCTCGGCGGGAAGACCACGCCGGAGCAGGCGTTGTCCACCCTGCAACGGCAGCTCGCCGAGTTCGCGCAGGGAGCCTGACCGGTGCAGGCCCGAGCCGGCAGGATGGCCGCGCTGCTGTTGTCGCCGACCCTGCTCGTGCTCGGGCTGGTGGTCGGGTACCCGTTGCTGGCCGCCGTTCGGGAATCGCTCTACCGCAGCGGTGACCAGCTGGACGCGGACGGCTTCCTGCAGACCGGCGACCGGTTCGTCGGACTGGACAACTACGCCGACGCGCTCGGATCGCGGTTCTGGACGGCCTTCGGCAACACGTCCTTCTTCACCTTCACCACCGTCGCGATCGAGGTGGTGATCGGCACGGCGATGGCACTGGTGATGCACAGGGTGGTCCGGGGCCGCGGGCTCGTCCGCGCGTCGATCCTGGTGCCCTGGGCGATCCCCACCGCGGTCTCGGGCCTGTTGTGGCGCTGGATCTTCCAGTCCGACGGGGTGGCGAACCAGGTGCTCGCGACGGAGCTGCTGTGGACCTCCGACGGCTGGGCCGCCAAGGTCGCGGTGATCATCGCGGACACCTGGAAGACCGCGCCGTTCGTCGGCCTGCTCGTGCTCGCCGGCTTGCAGCTGATCCCGAACGAGGTGAACGAGGCGGCGCGACTGGACGGGGCGAGCGTGTGGCAGCGGCTGTGGCGGGTCACCCTGCCGCTGGTCAAGCCCGCCCTGCTGGTGGCGGTGCTGTTCCGGCTGCTGGACGCGCTGCGCATGTTCGACCTGCCGTTCGTGCTCGTCGGCCCGCAGAAGGGCTCGGTGGAGACGTTGTCGATGCTCGCGTGGAGCGAGGCCAACCAGGTCCGGTACGGCCCGGCCGCGGCGTACTCGGTGGTCCTGTTCCTCTACGTCGTGGTCATCGCGTTCGTGTTCGTCAAGCTGCTCGGCGCGGATCTATTGGGAGACAAGAAGAAGGGCGCTTCGACATGACCGCTGTCCGTCGGCTGGCGCCCTTGCTCGGGATCACCGTCATCATCCTGTACTGCCTCGCGCCGTTCTACTGGATGGTGGTGTCGAGCTTCCGCCGCACCAGTGACATCTTCGACATGTCCGTGCTGCCGTCGCCGTGGTCGCTGGAGAACTACCAGGCGGTGTTCAGCGGGCAGAACCAGTTCACCCGCGCACTGCTCAACAGCCTGGTGGTCGCGGGCGTCACGACCGTGTTCACCGTGCTGCTCGGCACCCTGGCCGGGTACGCGTTGGCCCGGTTGGACTTCCGGTTCAAGAACGCTGTGCTGGCGCTGGTGATCGCCACCTCGATGTTCCCGGGGATCTCGCTGGTGGTGCCGCTGCTGAAGCTGTTCTCCGAGATCGGCTGGATCGACAGCTACCAGGCCATGATCGTGCCGAGCATGTCCTTCGCGCTGCCGCTCGCGGTGTGGAACCTGACCACGTTCTTCCGCCAGCTGCCGGTGGAGCTGGCGGAAGCGGCCACTGTGGACGGCTGCACCCGGGGCCAGGCCTTCCGCAAGGTGATCCTGCCGATCGCGGTCCCCGGTGTCTTCACCACCACGATCATCGTGTTCGTGGTGGCGTGGAACGAGTTCGTCATCGCGCTCAGCATGGTGAGCAAACCGGAGATACAGACCGCCACAGTGCGGATCTCCCAGTTCGCCGGGTTCGCGGGCTACGACAGTCCGTTCGGGACGCAGATGGCCGCCGGTGTCATCGTCACCGTGCCGCTGGTCGTCGCGGTCCTGCTCTTCCAGCGTTGGATCATTTCCGGCCTGACCTCGGGTGGTGTCAAATGACCGGCTTACCCAGCAGAAGAACGTTCCTCGGCCTCGCAGGAGTCAGCGCGGCGGCGATCGCGCTCGGCACCGGGGCCCCGGCGCACGCGTCCACTCCCGGCGGCGAGGACGTTCCCGCCGATCCCTTCAAGCTCGGTGTCGCCTCCGGTGATCCTGAGCCGGACGGGTTCGTCCTGTGGACGCGTCTGGCCCCGGAGCCGCTGGCCGCGGACGGGCACGGGGGCATGCCGCGGCGCCCTTTCGACGTGCACTACGAAGTCGCCGAGGACCCGCAGTTCTCGCGAGTGGTCCGGCGCGGGCACGCGGTCGCCTCCCCCGACCTGGCACATTCCGTGCACCCCGAGGTGAACGGGCTCCGCCCTGGGCGGGAGTACTTCTACCGGTTCCGCGCGGGACGCTCGATCAGCCCGGTCGGTCGCACGCGGACGGCTCCGGCCCGGGATGATCAGGCACCGTCGCTGTCGTTCGCGGTGGCGTCCTGCCAAGCTTGGTACCACGGGCATTTCACGGCGTACCGGCACATGGCGGCCGAGGACATAGACCTCGTGTTCTTCGTCGGCGACTACATCTACGAGTACGCCATCAACTCCGTGAACCTGTGGCGCGAGGGCGTTCAGCTCGACAAGGTGCACGATGCCGAGGTCCGCACGCTTGAGCAGTACCGGTTGCGGTACGCGCTCTTCAAGTCCGACCCACACCTGCAGGCCGTGCACGCTAGGGCCCCGTGGGTGTCCACTTGGGACGACCACGAGGTCCAGAACAACTACGATCACGCCGGGCAGGGCGTGACGCCGGAGGACTTCGACCGCAGGCGCGCGGTCGCCTACCGGGCGTACTACGAGAACATGCCGCTGCGCCGGACCTCCCTGCCGCACGGCCCGGACATGACCCTGTACCGGCGCCTGCACTGGGGGCGGCTGGCGGACATCAACGTGCTCGACACGCGCCAGTACCGAGTGCCGGAGAAGAGCATCCTCGGCGCACGGCAGGAGAAGTGGCTCCACAATGGACTCCGTTCCTCCTCGGCGACGTGGAACGTGTTGGCACAGCAGGTCGTCATGGCGCAGATCGACCGGGACACCGGGCCGGGCCAGACCTTCAGCGACGACCAGTGGGACGGCTTCCGCGCCGAGCGGGAGCGGTTGCTGGCCCTTCGCACGCCCAACCTGGTCGTGCTGACCGGGGACATCCACCGCCATGTCGCCGCCGAGCTGAAGGCGGACTTCAACGATCCCGCGTCCGCCACCATCGGCACCGAACTGGTGGCCGGATCGATCGGCTCGGACGGAGACGGCGCTCCTCGCGACGCCTACACCGATCTCTGGCTGAGCAACCCCCACGTGAAGTTCTACGACGGCCGACGCGGTTACCTGCTCGGCAGGATGACGCCGGAGCGGTTGACCTCCGAGTACAAGGTCGTCGACTACATCCGGCGCGATGACCGGGCCCCGGTCGCCACCGCCGCCCGCTTCGTCACGACCGCCGGGCGTCCCGGTTTGGAGGCGCTGTGATGTCAGGAGGCCCTGGGATCCGGCGACTCGCGGTCACCCCCGGTATCGGGTGGATCGACCTCACCTGGGAGGCGAACTCCTTTCACCCGCTGGTCGACCACTTCGCCGTCTACGCATCGGAAACCCCCTTCTCGCAAGGGGAACTGGTCGGCAAGACCGTCTACACGCGGTTCCGGCACGACAACCTCGGGCCGCGCGGCCGAACCTGGTACTACCGCGTCGTCACCGTTGACGCCGCGGGAAACCGCAGCCGACCGAGCCCGGTGTCGCGTGCCTCGTCGCTGACCTCGGTCACGGTGTCCGGGAGACCGGTGGCGGTCATCGGGGACTACGACCGCAAGAGCCTGGAGCTGGCGCTCGCCCCCAACGGCTACCAGCAGTACTCGACGCGGTTTCCCACCGGGCCCGACTACGCGTTCGGTTCCAGCTCGCCCGGTACCGACTGGCCCTACCTGCACCCCGGCCCGGCGGACAAGTGGGCCGGGAGCAAGGCGCACACCTTCCGGTTCCGGTTCCCGTTGCCCTCGGTCCGCGAGCTCGTGCTCGTGCTCGCAGTGTGGCTGATCGACACCCACGCCACGAACCCCGGCAGGTTGACGGTGTCCTGCAACGGAGCGCCCGTGACCGACGTGGCCCTGGACAAGGGCGCCACCAAGGGCTCCACGATCGGCGAGGGCCCGCTCCTGCGTCCGTCCATCGTGGAGGTCCCCCTGCCGTGGAACGCGCTGCGCGTCGGCGAGAACGTGATCGCACTGGGCAAGGCCAGCGGTTCGTGGCACGCCTACGACGCCGTAGGCGTGTTCGAGCCCGGCTGACAATCGCCCGATCGCGGGTTGCCGAACCCCGCCGTCGTTCGGTTGGATCATGCGCGACGTGCGCCAAGCCACCGGCGAGGGGATCTGATGAGCAACACCGAGTTTCCGACCGAGAACGCGCCCGACCCGGCCGAGGACGCTCCGAAGCCGCCGCAGGGCGCCGAGGTCGAGACGCAGACCTTCTTCTTCGGTGACGCCTTCGACGACTAGGACGCCGTCGAGCCCAGCACCGAGAGCAGGGTGAGCTTCTCGTAGCCCTCGGTGCCGGGCGAGGCCGTGTAGACCAGCAGGATCTGGTCCTGGCTGTCGGTGCGCAGCACCTGGCAGTGCAGATCGAGCACGCCCAGCTCCGGGTGCACCACGCGCTTGTGCTCGCCCCTGCGCACGGCCACCTCGTGCTGTTCCCACAACGCGGTGAACTCCGGGCTCAGCTCCAGCAGGCTGTCCACGAGCGCCCGCGCCCGCGAGCCGGGACCGTTGCGCACCAACGCCGCCCGGAGCGTGGCGACCTGCACGCGCGCGTGGTGGTCGTGGTCGGCCTCGGGGTAGATCGCGCGCGAGGACGGGTCGGTGAACCACCGGTAGACCGAGCTGCGGGCGAGCCCGGTGAAGTGGGTCTGGTCACCGAGCAGCGCGGTGGCCAGCCAGTTCTGCACCAGCGTCTCGCCGAGATCGCTCAGCACCAGCGCCGGCGTGTCGGTGAGCCGGTCCAGCACCCGCATCAGCCCCTGGCTGACGTGGTCGGAGCGCAGCACCCGGGTCGGCGCGCTGTGCCCGGCCAGGCGGAACAGGTGGTCGCGCTCGTCGAGGCTCAGCCGCAGCCCCTGGGCGATCGCGGCCAGCATCTGCTCCGAGGGCTTCGGTCCGCGCTGCTGTTCCAGGCGGCTGTAGTAGTCGGTCGACATGCCCACGAGCACCGCGACCTCGTCCCGGCTCAGCCCGGAGGTGCGTCGGCGCGGTCTGCGGGGCAGGCCCACGTCCTCCGGCTGCAACGCCTCCCGGCGAGTGCGGAGGAAGTGCGCGAGCTGTTCCCTGTCCATGTGCCCGATCGTAGGCAGCCCCGCGCCGTCAGCCAGGGATCGCCGATCCCTGGATGAGGGAGTCCTTCCGCGGTGTCGGCACCCGGCCGAGGGTTGTCGCCATGACACGCATCGCACTGATCACCGGCGGCAGCCGGGGTCTCGGCCGCAACACCGCGCTCCACCTGGCCCGCCAGGGCGTGGACCTGGTGATCACCTACCGCACCGCGGCGGCCGAGGCCGAAGCCGTCGTCGCCGAGGCCCGGCAGCTGGGCCGGACCGCCGTCGCACTGCCCCTGGACGCCGGGGACAGCGGCACCTTCGCCGCGTTCACCGGTGCCGTGCGGGACGAACTCGCGCACCGGTGGGGCCGGGACACCTTCGACTTCCTGGTCAACAACGCGGGCATCGGCAGGAACGCGCCGTTCGGCGAGGTGACCGAGGACGTCTTCGACGAGCTGATGAACGTTCACCTGAAGGGCGTCTTCTTCCTCACCCAGGCACTGTTGCCGTTGCTCGCCGACGGCGGGCGGATCGTCAACCTGTCCACCGGCCTGACCCGCTTCACTCTGAACGGATACTCCGCCTACGCCAGCATGAAGGGCGCGGTGGAGGTGCTGACCCGCTACCTCGCCAAGGAGCTGGGCCCGCGCGGTATCGCGGTGAACACCGTCGCGCCCGGCCCGGTCGAGACCGACTTCAGTGGTGGGGTCGTGCGGGACAACGCGGAGCTGAACAGCTTCCTCGCCGCGCAGACCGCCCTCGGACGCACCGGTCAGCCGGACGACATCGGTGCTTCGATCGCGGCGCTGCTGACTGACGGCACCGGGTGGATCACCGCGCAGCGCATCGAGATCTCCGGCGGCACGTTCCTCTAGCGCTCGTAGGATGGCGCGATGGAGCTGCGGCGGTTGCGGTAGCTGTGCGCGGTGGTCGAGGAGGCACACCTCACCAGGGCCGCGGAGCGCTTGGGTATCCGGGCGTCGTCGCTGAGCCAGCCGATCATCGCGCCGGAGAAGGAACGCGGCGCGTCGCTGTTCACGCGCACGCCGAGCGGCATGGTGCCGACCCCGGCCTCGGAGGCGCTGCTCCCCCACGCCCGGCCGATGCTGGACACGGCGGACCTCGCCGTGCGCGCGTTCGTGGTGAGCGATGTCCCGCTCGGGGTGCTCGTCCGCCGCGACCACGCGCTGGCCAATCGGGACGATGTGAGCTGGGGTGATCTCGCCGAGCAGGATTTGCTGCTGTACGAACGGGATCTCGCGCCCGGCTACCACGATCGGCTTCTCGATCGCTGTTCGTCGCGGAGCTGCTGCACGGCTGTGATCTCGTGGCACTACGACCGCGCTGGGACAGTGCGGATCTGCAGTGGTTGCCGTTGCGTGCGAACCGTTCGGGACATCCTCGTGGACAGCTTTGCCAGCGACGCGGTTTCGTGCGGTCATGGCCTTGTGACAGTGGGGTGTTGTCTATCTCGCCGCCGAGGGTGCTCAGCTGATCGAGCCGTGCGGAGCGTTCGGTCCTGTTTGGACAGCTCGGGTGATCGAGGCGGTGGACGTCCCGGTCGGTGCCGTCACCTACGGCTCCGAGGCCACTGAGCGGTTGGACGCGCTCTTCGGATAATTCGGTTGCCCCGGTTCCCTAGGTTCTTCAGACATGGAAGCGCTGTGGGTGACCGGGGCTCCGGGCACGGGGAAGTCCACCACCGGCTGGGGCCTGTACACGCGCATCGCCGAGCGGGGTGGCAGCGTCGTCTACGTCGACGTCGACCAGCTCGGCCTCGTCGGTCCACCTCCGGGCGGCGGCGACGCGGGACATGCCATCAAGGCCGACAACGTGGTGCGCCTGCTCGACCTGATGCGCCGCCGCGGTGTCCAGCAGGTGATCATCTCCGGCGTCGTCGATCCCAACAGTCCTCCGTGCTGGACCGGTCTGACGCTCGTGTGTCTGGGGTGCGATCGGGACGAGCTGCGCCGCCGGTACCTCGGTCGTGGTTCCTCCCCCGACACGCTGGACGCTCTCTTCGAGGTGGCGGACGTGTTCGACCGCTTCGACGACGTCATGGACACGACCGGTCAGCAGCCCGAGGACACCGTCTCCGAGTTGCTACAGCACTGCGTCGTGCGCCCCGGCGAGGTCCAGCCGCTGACCGTTCCCACTCCACCGCCCCCGCGCGTCATCGTCGTGAGTGGAGCCACGGCCGTGGGCAAGTCGACCGCCGCGTGGGGCGCGCTGCAAACCCATTGGCAGAAGGGCATTCCCACCGCCTACGTCGACATGGCGCAGCTCGGCTTCGTGCACCCCGGACCGGATTCCGTCCTGTCGGCTGCCTGCCTCTCGGCGTTGTGGCAGGGCTACCACCAGGCCGGTGCCGAAGTGCTGATCGTCGTGACGCGCGACGCGCTGCCCACGGGGATCTTCCCGGAGGACTCGGTGACCAGGGTCCTGCTCGACGCCGACGCCGCGACGCTGGCCGAGCGGGTGAAGCGGCGAGCCGCGGGCGAGGGCGCGCTGCTGGCGGGCGACGAACTCCGCGGAGCCTCCCAGGCCGTGCAGCTCGACGTGACCGCCCGCGCGGTCGCCGAGGCTGAGCGGCTGCGGCACACCGGCCAGATCGTGCTCGACACGACGGGTCACAACGCCGACGAGACCACGGCCGCGTTGCTCGGGTTGACCTTGCCCCAGGGGTAAGGCTGTGTGCTCCGTGGCATGACACGTTCTCGGCTGGTCCTGCCCACGTACGTGGCCGCGGAAGGGCTGTCCCTGTTCGGCAATTCGGCCATCAACGTGGTGCTGCCGTGGCTCGTGCTCGCCCGCACCGGCGACGCCTCCGCGGCCGCGATCGTCGCCGCGTGCGCGGGCGTGGTGCAGGTCGGGGCGACCTTCGCGATCGGCAGGCTCGTTGACCTGTTCGGCGCCCGCCGCCTCGCGGTCATCGCCGATGTCGGCTCCGCGGCGTCGGTCGCGGCGCTGGCGTTGGTGGGCATCGCAGGCGGGCTGTCCCTGCCGGTCATGATCGCTTTGGCCGCGGCGGGGGCGCTGTTCGACATCCCGGGGATGACCGCGCGGCAGACCTTGATGCCTCGCGTCGCGGAGCGCTCCGGGGTCGCGCTGGACACGGTCGCCTCGGTGCGGCAAGGCGTGTTCGGGCTCTCGCTGTTCACCGGCCCGGCCCTCGCCGGGGTGTTGCTCGGCGTGTTCGACCCGGAGCGGGTGTTGTGGCTGACCGCCGCCTGCTCGGCGCTGGCCGCACTGGTGACGCTCGGCATCCGGGTGCCGCCGGTGATGGGCGGACGGGAGGCGGAGCCCGGTGTCCGCGGCGGCTGGCGCGCGCTCCGGTGGACACCCGTCCTGGTGAAGCTGTTCAGCGTCGCCACGGTGTCCGCGGGCATGTCCGCGCCGCTGCTCCAGGTGCTCCTCCCGGCGCACTTCGCCGCGTCGGGCCGCCCGGACCTGCTCGGTTTCACCATGTCGGCCCTTGCCGTCGGGGTGATCGCGGGCTCGGCCGGGTACGCGGTCCTGGCGAAGGTGTCGCGACGCCTGGCGTGGACGGTCGCCGTCGCGGCCACCACGGCGGGACTCGTCCTGATCGCTACGCTGGAGGGGTTCTGGCTCGTCGGGCTCGGCGCGGTGGTGGTCGGAGTGTCCAGCGGGATCGTCAGCCCGGTGTTCAGCGTTGTCGTGGCCGAACGCGTCCCAGCCGCCCAGCTCGGCAGCGTCATGGGAATGATGAACGCCGCGTCCCTGGTGTCCGGGCCGCTCGGGCTCGGCGTCGCCGGTGTCGTGGTCGCGAACGGCGGCCTGCCGGTCCTGGCGTGGGGAGTCGTGGCCGTCTGGATCGTGGTCGGGCTCGCCTGCGCGACGGGGCCCGCCCTGCGCGATCTCGAAGCACCCCAGGAGGTGTCCGCGCGTGCTCACGATTAGCCAGCTCGCCGCGCACGTCGGCTGCACGACCAAAGCCGTGCGCGTCTACCACCAGCGCGGGCTCCTCCCCGAGCCCGAACGCGACGCCTCCGGCTACCGGCGCTACGACGCCCAGGCCGTGATCGACCTCGCCCGCATCGTCACGCTCGCCAAGTCGGGCGTGCCGCTCTCCCGCATTCCCGACGTCCTGCACGCCCGGCCCGGTGAGATCGAGCGCATCGACAGCGAGCTGCGCGACCGCATCCGCGAACTCCAGGACCGCCGCAGGCAGCTCCGTCAGCTCGACCAGCCCGACCGGCTCTGCCTGCCACCCGAAGCCGTCGAGCACATGGAGCGCTTCCGCGCGCTCGGCCTGTCCGAACGGCACGAGCGCGCGGTCCGCGACGGCTGGATCCTCATCTGCGCGCTCGCCCCCGGCTTCGCTCGCGCGTACCTCCCCGTGCGCACCGCCCTGCTGGAGGACGAGGAGTACGTGGCGGTCATGCGTTCCTACGACGAGGCGATCGACTGGGAACCCGACGATCCAAGGCTGGACGCGATCGCGGACGCGGCGTTCCGCCTGGCCCGGCGCATGACCCTCCCGTCGGACCTCCCGAGCTGGAAGGAGGTCCCCCGCGAGGCCGTCGAGGTCGTCATCGGTCACAACGGCATCGACAGCCCCGCGTGGCGACGGCTCGACGAGATCGTCGAGCAGCGGCTGGCGCGCGTGGTGTAGGTGGTGGGTTTCCAGCTTGCGCCGGTTCCGGCGTGGGCTGGCTGGTTCCGGCGGGGGTGGCTGGTTCCAGCGGGGGTGGCTGGTTCCAGCGGGGGTGGCTGGTTCCGGCGGGGTGTGGCTGGTTCCGGCGTGGTGTGACAGGTTCCAGCGGGGGTGGCTGGTTCCAGTGTGGGCTGGCTGGTTCCAGCGGGGTGTGGCTGGTTCCGGCGGGGGCTGGCTGTTTCCAGCGGGGTGTGGCTGGTTCCGGCGTGGGGTCGGCTTGACCTGGGGCCCCTTGCGCGTGCCCGTGGGCCTTACGGGGCACGGGATGAAACTCCGGCCCTCGCGGGAAGCGTATGGCACGCGCACCCCAGGTAAAGCCTCGGCTGGGTTCCCGGCTTCCGTTTGCTGGGACCTGCGTTAGGGCTGGAACCGTTGGGCGATAAGGGAAAGTTCACTCCGTAGAGCCATGATCCACTATTTGCAGACGCTAAAATAGGAGTATGGCCCCTGCCGATATCGAAGACGAACTCGTCGCCGCCTACGCCGCCATCGGTAAGGCTGTCGCGGACTTCGCCTCAACCCTGATGAAGCTCTATGACGACCTCGACCCGCAAGTGCAGCAGTACGCCGGGGATGTCCTGATGCCGCTGCTGCGTGTCTCCCAGGTCAAGGGCAACAAGCTCATCGACCGCGCCATGTCGCTGGTAGAGCACCCGGCGGTGTTGGAAGCGTTGTCGGAGGGGCGGATCGACGAGGGCAAGGCGTTGATGATCATCGATCAGGTCAGTGTCCTCGACGCCGCCAACCAGGCCATCGCCGAACCCGTGTTGATCGCGCATGCGGCATCGCACAACTACACCGCGAGCCAACGCTATGCCCGGCGCTATGTCCTCAAGCTCGACGCCGAAGCAGCCCTGCGGCGTCATGAGGAGAAGCGCAAGCAGCGGTTGGTGGAGAAGTTCAACCTCGACGACGGCATGTGCTCCCTGCGCGTCGTTTTGCCTGCCCTCGACGCGGCCTTGGCCTTCGATCGGATCGACCGCATCGCGCGGGCACTGCCGAAGGATGACCGAACGCTGGATCAGAAGCGGTCGGATGTCGCGGCGGATTTGTTGATGGGGAAGGACACTCCGGCGCCGCAGGGGGAGGTGTGTGTGAACTTGACCATGCCGATCACCAACATCCTGGGTCTGACCACAGACCCGGTCATGCTCGGCGGATACGGGCCGCTGCCCGCGGAGGTCGTGGCGGATGTGGCGGCGAATGGGATCTGGAAGCGCATCCTGACTGACCCGGTGACGGGGATGGCTGAGCACATCACCACCTACCGGCCCACCCCGGCGCAACGGGAACTCATCAACGCCCGGTATCCCACGTGCACGATGGTCGGCTGCAACCAACCCGCCCACCGCTGCGACGTGGACCACTGCTGTCCCTTTGACGGCACCAACACCACCATCGCCAACCTGCGACCGAAGTGCAGGCACCACCACCGGATGAAGACCCACTCCAACTGGTCCTGCGAGAACCGCCCCGACGGGACGCATGCGTGGACCACACCGAGCGGCAGGGTGATCGAGACCGAACTCGAACCCATCGCCGAACCCGCGCCCTTCTAAGGTGCGCCCTGCTTGATGTGACGATTTGCAGGACGCGCGCTAACAGGTGGCACCAGCGGGCGGTAGCTCCAGCGTGGTGATGTAGCGGCTGGCGTGGTCGATGACGCACGCGTTGGTCATGCCGAAGAACAGGTTGTGGCCGGGGCCGTCGTGGTAGTGGTGCGACTGCCGGGAACCTGGTCCACTACGCGCGCGGTGGAACCGTGGTCCAGCCAGGTGCCCGCGCCCAGCATCGGCGGCAGCCGCCGAGGCAGGGGCTTCGGCGGGTTCACCGGCGCGGGCAGTCCCGCGCAGACGGTCTGGCCGTGCGAAGCAGGCCCGAACGAAGCACCGGTGTTCGGGGCGATCCGGTTCAGCCGTTCGATCCTTTCAGACAGCTCCCGGTGATCAGCGGGCCGGGGGAAGTCCAGGCAGGGCTTCACCTGGTCACCCATGGTGCCGGGGTACGGGCTCGGGTTGCCCGGCGGGATGAAGCCGGACGCGTCGCCCTGCTCGGCCGCCGCGATCGCGGTGGCGAGCTGTGCCCAGGTGGCCGGTCCCCGCCAGGCCATCGTGGAACCCAAGCGCTGCAGGTGCATTCCGTCGTGCCGAGCCGTTCCGGCGGGGATCGGTTCCCGGGCGGCCTTCGCCAGCAGAGCACGCCAGCGCTGTTCCGTGCCCGGCGCGGCCTGGTCGAAGAACCGCCGCATCAGGGCGTCGAGTTCCCGATCCCACTCCTGTTCGTGGTGTGGCACCGAACCGTCGATGTACACCGCGCGCACGCGCTGCGGGAACGGGCGCGCGTACGACTGCGCGATCACCCCGCCGTAGGAGGTGCCGATGAAGTTCATCTCCTTCTCCCCCAACGCGATCCGGATGGCCTCCACGTCGCGGGCATCGCTGCCGGCGTCCATGTGGTCGTACAGTTCCGGATCGTTCGCACGGCACTTGTCGCGGCGGATGCGGTTGTCCTCGGCCAGCGCGTCGAACTCGGCCCGGTCCTTCGGCAGCGGCGGAGTGCGCAGGAATCCGAAGCCACAGTTCAGCACAGGCTCGCTGAGCCCCGAACAGCCGCGCGGGTCCCACGTGATCACGTCCATCGACTGCCGGATCTTGTCGAAGATCTGCGGCCGGGAGCGGAGCGCGGCGATCTGGTCGCCCTTCGGTCCGCCGAAGTTCGCCAGCACCGAGCCCTTCCCGGCACCGGTGGCGGGCAGGCGCGCGACCTTCAGCGTGATCGTGCGCTTTCCGTTCTCCGCGAGGGGAACCGCCAGGTCCGCGCATTGCATCGCGACCGGGCTGCTGTCAAAGCAGGGTTTCCAGTCCAGTGGTCGTGGTTGCTGCGTCGGCGGAACGAGCAAGGTCAACGCCAGGAGCATCTTCCACATGCGGCCAGCCTGTCCGGACGTCCTGTTCGGTTGTGGCCAACGGAACGCGCCTTGTCCACTGTGGACACCTTCAGTCACACTGGCGATCATGAGATTGGTTCGCAGTCGTCGGCGGTTCGGCGCAGTGGCCGTGGCGCTCGCGGTGGGGACGGCCCTGGTGCCGGGAAGCCCGGTGAGCGCAGCAGCGGAAGGACTCGACTGGCAGCCGTGCGCGCAGGACCGGACCGCGGAGTGCTCGGCGCTGACCCTGCCGGTGGACTGGGCGGCGCCGTCCGGGGAGACCTTCCCGCTCGCGGTGGCCCGCCGCCGCGCCGCCGACCCGCGGCGCCGGATCGGCGTGCTGCTGGTCAACCCGGGCGGACCTGGCGCGTCCGGGGTTCGGCTCGCCCTGGGCTCCCCGGGGCTGTTCGGCCCCGAGGTCCTGGCCCGCTTCGACATCGTCGGCTTCGACCCGCGTGGGGTGGCGGGCAGCCGACCGATCCGCTGCTCGGCGGCGCTCCTCGCCCAGGGGCCGCGGCACGCGCCC
The window above is part of the Allokutzneria albata genome. Proteins encoded here:
- a CDS encoding polysaccharide lyase family protein, encoding MSGGPGIRRLAVTPGIGWIDLTWEANSFHPLVDHFAVYASETPFSQGELVGKTVYTRFRHDNLGPRGRTWYYRVVTVDAAGNRSRPSPVSRASSLTSVTVSGRPVAVIGDYDRKSLELALAPNGYQQYSTRFPTGPDYAFGSSSPGTDWPYLHPGPADKWAGSKAHTFRFRFPLPSVRELVLVLAVWLIDTHATNPGRLTVSCNGAPVTDVALDKGATKGSTIGEGPLLRPSIVEVPLPWNALRVGENVIALGKASGSWHAYDAVGVFEPG
- a CDS encoding SDR family NAD(P)-dependent oxidoreductase; this encodes MTRIALITGGSRGLGRNTALHLARQGVDLVITYRTAAAEAEAVVAEARQLGRTAVALPLDAGDSGTFAAFTGAVRDELAHRWGRDTFDFLVNNAGIGRNAPFGEVTEDVFDELMNVHLKGVFFLTQALLPLLADGGRIVNLSTGLTRFTLNGYSAYASMKGAVEVLTRYLAKELGPRGIAVNTVAPGPVETDFSGGVVRDNAELNSFLAAQTALGRTGQPDDIGASIAALLTDGTGWITAQRIEISGGTFL
- a CDS encoding carbohydrate ABC transporter permease; amino-acid sequence: MQARAGRMAALLLSPTLLVLGLVVGYPLLAAVRESLYRSGDQLDADGFLQTGDRFVGLDNYADALGSRFWTAFGNTSFFTFTTVAIEVVIGTAMALVMHRVVRGRGLVRASILVPWAIPTAVSGLLWRWIFQSDGVANQVLATELLWTSDGWAAKVAVIIADTWKTAPFVGLLVLAGLQLIPNEVNEAARLDGASVWQRLWRVTLPLVKPALLVAVLFRLLDALRMFDLPFVLVGPQKGSVETLSMLAWSEANQVRYGPAAAYSVVLFLYVVVIAFVFVKLLGADLLGDKKKGAST
- a CDS encoding carbohydrate ABC transporter permease, coding for MTAVRRLAPLLGITVIILYCLAPFYWMVVSSFRRTSDIFDMSVLPSPWSLENYQAVFSGQNQFTRALLNSLVVAGVTTVFTVLLGTLAGYALARLDFRFKNAVLALVIATSMFPGISLVVPLLKLFSEIGWIDSYQAMIVPSMSFALPLAVWNLTTFFRQLPVELAEAATVDGCTRGQAFRKVILPIAVPGVFTTTIIVFVVAWNEFVIALSMVSKPEIQTATVRISQFAGFAGYDSPFGTQMAAGVIVTVPLVVAVLLFQRWIISGLTSGGVK
- a CDS encoding helix-turn-helix transcriptional regulator; amino-acid sequence: MDREQLAHFLRTRREALQPEDVGLPRRPRRRTSGLSRDEVAVLVGMSTDYYSRLEQQRGPKPSEQMLAAIAQGLRLSLDERDHLFRLAGHSAPTRVLRSDHVSQGLMRVLDRLTDTPALVLSDLGETLVQNWLATALLGDQTHFTGLARSSVYRWFTDPSSRAIYPEADHDHHARVQVATLRAALVRNGPGSRARALVDSLLELSPEFTALWEQHEVAVRRGEHKRVVHPELGVLDLHCQVLRTDSQDQILLVYTASPGTEGYEKLTLLSVLGSTAS
- a CDS encoding DUF6506 family protein, with the protein product MEPCGAFGPVWTARVIEAVDVPVGAVTYGSEATERLDALFG
- a CDS encoding alkaline phosphatase D family protein, whose translation is MTGLPSRRTFLGLAGVSAAAIALGTGAPAHASTPGGEDVPADPFKLGVASGDPEPDGFVLWTRLAPEPLAADGHGGMPRRPFDVHYEVAEDPQFSRVVRRGHAVASPDLAHSVHPEVNGLRPGREYFYRFRAGRSISPVGRTRTAPARDDQAPSLSFAVASCQAWYHGHFTAYRHMAAEDIDLVFFVGDYIYEYAINSVNLWREGVQLDKVHDAEVRTLEQYRLRYALFKSDPHLQAVHARAPWVSTWDDHEVQNNYDHAGQGVTPEDFDRRRAVAYRAYYENMPLRRTSLPHGPDMTLYRRLHWGRLADINVLDTRQYRVPEKSILGARQEKWLHNGLRSSSATWNVLAQQVVMAQIDRDTGPGQTFSDDQWDGFRAERERLLALRTPNLVVLTGDIHRHVAAELKADFNDPASATIGTELVAGSIGSDGDGAPRDAYTDLWLSNPHVKFYDGRRGYLLGRMTPERLTSEYKVVDYIRRDDRAPVATAARFVTTAGRPGLEAL